The Piliocolobus tephrosceles isolate RC106 chromosome 2, ASM277652v3, whole genome shotgun sequence genome window below encodes:
- the ACKR2 gene encoding atypical chemokine receptor 2 — protein sequence MAATASPQPLTTEDAGPENSSFYYYDYLDEVTFMVCRKDAVVSFGKVFLPVFYSLIFVLGLSGNLLLLMVLLRYVPRRRMTEVYLLNLAISNLLFLVTLPFWGISVAWHWVFGSFLCKMVSTLYTTNFYSGIFFISCMSLDKYLEIVHAQPYHRLRTRAKSLLLATIVWAVSLAVSIPDMVFVQTHENPKGVWNCHADFGGHGTIWKLFLRFQQNLLGFLLPLLAMIFFYARIGCVLVRLRPPGQGRALKIAAALVVAFFVLWFPYNLTLFLHTLLDLQVFGNCKVSQHLDYALQVTESIAFLHCCFSPILYAFSSRHFRQYLKAFLAAVLGWHLAPGTAQAPLSNCSESSILTAQEEMTGMNDLGERQSENSPNKEDVGNKSA from the coding sequence ATGGCCGCCACTGCCTCTCCGCAGCCACTCACCACTGAGGATGCCGGTCCTGAGAATAGCAGCTTCTATTACTATGACTACCTGGATGAGGTGACCTTCATGGTCTGCAGGAAGGATGCAGTGGTGTCCTTTGGCAAAGTCTTCCTGCCAGTCTTCTATAGCCTGATTTTTGTGTTGGGCCTTAGCGGGAACCTCCTTCTTCTCATGGTCTTGCTCCGGTACGTGCCTCGCAGGCGGATGACTGAGGTCTATTTGCTGAATCTGGCCATCTCCAACCTTCTGTTTCTGGTGACACTGCCTTTCTGGGGCATCTCCGTGGCCTGGCATTGGGTCTTTGGGAGTTTCTTGTGCAAGATGGTGAGCACTCTTTATACTACTAACTTTTACAGTGGCATCTTTTTCATTAGCTGCATGAGCCTGGACAAGTACCTGGAGATCGTACATGCTCAGCCCTACCACAGGCTGAGGACCCGGGCCAAGAGCCTGCTCCTTGCTACCATAGTATGGGCTGTGTCCCTGGCCGTCTCCATCCCTGATATGGTCTTTgtacagacacatgaaaatccCAAGGGTGTGTGGAACTGCCACGCAGATTTCGGCGGGCATGGGACCATTTGGAAGCTCTTCCTCCGCTTCCAGCAGAACCTCCTAGGGTTTCTCCTTCCACTCCTTGCCATGATCTTCTTCTATGCCCGTATTGGTTGTGTCTTGGTGAGGCTAAGGCCCCCAGGCCAGGGCCGGGCTCTAAAAATAGCTGCAGCCCTGGTGGTGGCCTTCTTCGTGCTATGGTTCCCATACAATCTCACCTTGTTTCTGCACACGCTGTTGGACCTGCAAGTATTCGGGAACTGTAAGGTCAGCCAGCATCTAGACTACGCACTCCAGGTGACAGAGAGCATCGCCTTCCTTCACTGCTGCTTTTCACCCATCCTGTATGCCTTCTCCAGTCGCCACTTCCGCCAGTACCTGAAGGCTTTCCTGGCTGCTGTGCTTGGATGGCACCTGGCACCTGGCACTGCCCAGGCCCCATTATCCAACTGTTCTGAGAGCAGCATACTTACTGCCCAAGAAGAAATGACTGGCATGAATGACCTTGGGGAGAGGCAGTCTGAGAACTCCCCTAACAAGGAGGATGTGGGGAATAAATCAGCCTGA